A single Candidatus Schekmanbacteria bacterium RIFCSPLOWO2_02_FULL_38_14 DNA region contains:
- a CDS encoding thioredoxin, with amino-acid sequence MGREIEITEKNFEQEVLKSDIPVLVDFWATWCGPCRMVAPVVEEISEEYSGKVKVGKLNVDDNPSIASKYKVMSIPTLMLFKGGAVVDHLIGAQSKVQIKAMIDKA; translated from the coding sequence ATGGGAAGAGAGATTGAAATTACTGAAAAAAACTTTGAACAAGAGGTTTTGAAATCGGATATTCCGGTACTGGTTGACTTTTGGGCTACCTGGTGTGGACCATGTAGAATGGTAGCACCTGTAGTTGAGGAAATTTCTGAAGAATATTCAGGTAAAGTTAAGGTTGGAAAGTTAAATGTTGATGATAATCCCTCTATTGCTTCCAAATATAAGGTTATGAGTATTCCCACGCTTATGCTTTTTAAAGGTGGTGCAGTTGTGGATCATCTCATTGGTGCACAAAGCAAAGTCCAGATAAAGGCA